AAGTAACCGAATAAAAATTCCTTGGTTTATAGGTGGTTTTGTATTAGCCATATTGGTAAATACTTACCTTCCTATTCCCGAGGTGATTACAAATACCATTACCCTCACAGCAAAAGCAGGATTGCATCTTACGCTATTTCTTATAGGCAGTACACTCTCTTATGAAACCCTACGAAATGTAGGTGTAAAACCTCTGATTTTTTCCGTTTTACTATGGATAGGCATTAGTCTTTTAGGGCTTTTAATGGTGTATGAAATGAGCTAAGCTTTTGAATATCCTCGGATTTCAAGTGTGTTTTTTTTTATTTGTTTCCAAAATATCCCGCACCTGCTTCATATGTCGCTGATTGTGGTAAACCACAAACTGCAAAGTATCGCCCAATCGAAGACGGAGGAATCTGGAAATGGAAATTTTGGTTTTTAGTTGAGTCAAATCCGTAGTGTGGGCTTTTTGTAGTAAATCAAGGAGTTGGTTTTGCTGACGGATAAAAACTTGCAAACAATTCTTTGTAAGCCTACACCCTTTGGGATTCATTTTAGTGGCGGTTTTCATTTTATTGAGCCGAGGTTTGGGCTGAATAAGTTTCACAAAATAATTGCCTAAAAATCCGCTTTTGAACAGATTACGGTTGCTTTCATCAGCTTTTGCTATACACGAAGCTATTTCGGGCAGATAAAAATTTCCGTACAAATTCAGGTGTTCGATACATTCCAAAATACTCCAAGTATCATCATTGGGGCTATGGCTGAGTTCTATTTCGGATTTTAGTAGCAGCGCTTCTGCAAAGGTTTTATTTTCAAGCGTTATTTGGGTAAGCGTGTCTAACAATTGTTTTCTGTCCATCTTTTTTGGGGCAAAGGTCAGCAAAATGGAGGTGCTAAATCTTGATTGGCGTCAATGTTTTTTTGAGTCTGGAAAGCGTCTCTTCGGTCATTCCCAAATACACGGCGATATGCCTGTGCGGAATTTGCTGAAAAAGTTTAGGGTTGCGTTTCAAAATTCGCTGGTAGCGTTCTCTGGGCGAGGATAAGAGCAAATCTTGTTCGCGTTCCAATTGGTCAACAAGTAGTTTTTCTAAAATTTTGGTATAAATCCACAAGTTTTCAGAAGATTTTTGTGCAAATACCATAAAATCCGACTTAGAAACCACCGTCAAACGACATTTTTTGATTGCCTGAATATACAATTTGGATTTCTGTTCTGTGATAAAAGAATCCAATGCCGTGATTACATCATTCTCGTACCCGAACCTCAGTATTTTATCTTCATTTTCGGTAAAAAATCCGATTTTCAAACTCCCTTCTTTCACAAGATAAATATGCGTGTCTTTCGTATCAGGAGTTTTTAAAAACGCTCCTCTTTGGATAACGATTTCTTTTTCCAAGGAAAAGTTTTCCGTAAAAATCGTATGGAGATTCATTTTTCGATTAGCTGTTCTTAATTTGGATTTATTTTTATTTTTCCTTATACATTATTTTCTTATTGAACAATTTATAATTTAAAGGATTCCAATCTTCTTCTTGTGGCTGTTTCAGTTTGTTGGAAAAAAATAAAATTTCCTTTCCATCCCTAGAATCATATGCAGTGTGCTTAAATGAGTATTCTTTTTTTGAAAATTCTTTATAAAGCTCTTTAATCTCAGGTACATTATCGTAAGAAACAATCCAATGTATATTTTGAATATTTTTTATTTTTTCACTTACTTGTTTGTGATCTCCATATTGATAATGATTCATATACAATGTACTGGCTTTTAAGTAATAAGGAGGGTCAAAATAAAATATAGTATTATTATCTTTAGTTTCTTTCTGAATTTTATCGATGAGATTTACAGCATCTTCATTATACAGGCGAATATTTTTTTTCCTTTTTGCAATCTTTTTCACTCGATTAATAAGATCAACTTTATTAAACCTACAATCCATAAGGTAGTTTCCGTTTTGCCTTATTCCTCCTATGACTCCTGCATTAATTATCCCAGATCTATTGGTTCTGTTTAAATAAAAAGTAGAAAAACCTAGTTCTAATAAATCGGCTTTTTCTTTTCTACTCTGAATAGATTTCTGTTTTCTCCATTCTTCGATGGAGAATTCCGCTTGTTCAATTAAATGGCAAAACTGTTCTGTATTATTCAAAACAGAATGCCAAAATGCATATATTGACCTATCTTTATCATTGATTGTTATTTTGGATACATATCCTTCCATTAATAAGAATAGAGCCACCGAGGCACCACCCGAATAGGGTTCCACATAATGCCCATTAATATCATTATCGATACAGATTTTTGCTATAAATGCGGACAGCTTATTTTTTCCGCCAGGATATCTCAAAGGTGAATAATGCATCATTCATTATTTAAATTATCAGAAAGAGATACAAATAACGGTTCCAGAGTATTCCAAGCTCTTTTATTTACATTAAAATCAATAATGTAATCAATGTTGTGTACAGCTAAATCTAAGCCTTGTTTTACATTTTCAAGATAGTCACTGATACTTTTTAATTTACTAGTATCACAAATCAGTTTTGCTAAATGTTGTTTTTTTATATAATCTAACATTGTTTTTAAGCTATTGTTTATATACTCCTTATTATCATTAAATTTGAGTATTTCCATTATTTTTTTAGTATCTATTTCTTCATTTATGCCGTATGTGCCTTTTAAATATTTGGTAAGAGTATTAATTTTTGCTTCTGTATTTTTTCTTCTTTCTTCGATTATTTTTCTCTGAAAATCTTCAGTTAAATTCTTTTTTTCGATGTAATGGTATAGAACTTGCTCTAAATATGTTCTTAATAAAATAGCAAAAGAATATTCTCTTTCAATTGGCAAAGATTTTAATTCATAAAACAATGAATTCAATTTTTCATTTTCAAAATAAATATAGCAATCACGAGGAATAATGCGTTTTGGTGTATTGGAGCTTGTTCTAGTTTTTCGTCTTGGGTTGGTTTTCTTTTTTTCTTCCTCCAAGTTTTTTCTATTCTCGGATGTTTTACCTTTTTTTGTGTTTTGATTATTACCTACCCCAAAATCAAATAAAGGATTTTGTCTTAAACTTTCTATATATTCCTTTTTTTGACTTTCATTGTTAAATTCTCTTGAAAAACCAGCACTAGTTAATAACTCTTCAAAAATATATAATAGTCTCTTATTAAACTCTTCAACAGGAATTTTAATATTCAAACTTCCATCTTCTTCCGAAAAATCTATACCTAAAAATTCTTGGCCTTCTTTATAGTCATAAAATCTTTCAAGGTTAGTTATATCAAAATTTGAAATCTCTATAAACTCTCCATTTTCTTCTAAATATAATTGTTGAGCCTCAAAAAATAAATTATATGCTTTCAAATATTTTTTAACCCTACTAGGTGTCTCATTTAACAACTCGCATATGTCATTTAAACTTAATCCACCTGTGTAATACATATCTGCGACAAAGGAATATTGATTTCCTGTCTTCCATTTTTTCAAAGTTTCTCCTCTATGTCGGCTATAAATAATTGGGTTAGCCAAAATTCTATTGGGAGCAATATAACATTTTTTTGAATTAACTGAAAAATTATTATCTGAGATATTTTTTAATAAAATATTTGCTTTTGTTTCTGGTAAATATTTTTTAGGATTTTGCAAAAGCTTCAACGCAGCCACCCTTCTATTTCCTTCTAGCACAATTTTCTTATCCCCCTCTATACATATTATTGGGTCTTCTCCGACATAATAACCTTCCTCTGAAATCTTTTTAGCCAATTCATAAACTCCTTCATTTTCTATAAGAAACTTCATAATCTGGTTTTGGTTTAGAGATTTTCCGTAATAATTAATTCTAGGATTTTGTAAATCAAGATTTAAAGAACTTAATTTATATTCGAATGTTTCCCAGTTAGAATAATCTTGATACATAATTTATATTTTATAAATTTTTGTTGAGTTAGTTCAAAAAACACGATACCAGCCACAAAATTATAATAATTTTCTGTATGTCAAATACTTCTGACTAAAAATATTTAATTGTAGTTATACCTCTTGTCAAAATCTCTTTAAACCTGTTTCAAAATCCCTTTACTAAAGGAAGTTCCCGATTAAAACAAGGCTTTTACTTCTTCTAATAGCTGTATCTGTTGTTGCACGGAGGCGGTTGGGGAGAGTTTTCGTTTGGCGGCGATGCCCTCGTCTAAAACTCTGATAGTGGCTTTGTTGGCTTCTGAACCTTTGTCGGAATACGGAGCCGCCGCTCTGAAAGATTTGGCAATGATTTCTACCAAAGCCTTATCGTCTAAACTCATTGCCCATAGGTAGCCCTTGCGGAAAATTTCGGCTTGTTTCGGGTTGTCCTTTTCTATGAACGGATAATAAATAATGTACGGAAGCACTTTTGGTAAATATTTCTCCATTTTGTTGTCCACGATTACGGAAAATACCCAAACCAATTGGTCTGAAGTGAAATTTTCGGGAGCGGATTTTAATAGGAAGTTTTTAGCTCGTGTAGGGTCTATTTTGCCGATACCGTTGAGTGCTGCATTTTGTATGGCTGCCGAATGTACGCCCAAAGCGTTTTCGAAAACAGGTAAATATTTTCGGTTTTGGGTTGCTGCCAAAGTCCACATTGCTGC
This genomic window from Capnocytophaga canimorsus contains:
- a CDS encoding DNA adenine methylase encodes the protein MMHYSPLRYPGGKNKLSAFIAKICIDNDINGHYVEPYSGGASVALFLLMEGYVSKITINDKDRSIYAFWHSVLNNTEQFCHLIEQAEFSIEEWRKQKSIQSRKEKADLLELGFSTFYLNRTNRSGIINAGVIGGIRQNGNYLMDCRFNKVDLINRVKKIAKRKKNIRLYNEDAVNLIDKIQKETKDNNTIFYFDPPYYLKASTLYMNHYQYGDHKQVSEKIKNIQNIHWIVSYDNVPEIKELYKEFSKKEYSFKHTAYDSRDGKEILFFSNKLKQPQEEDWNPLNYKLFNKKIMYKEK
- a CDS encoding ParB N-terminal domain-containing protein, which codes for MYQDYSNWETFEYKLSSLNLDLQNPRINYYGKSLNQNQIMKFLIENEGVYELAKKISEEGYYVGEDPIICIEGDKKIVLEGNRRVAALKLLQNPKKYLPETKANILLKNISDNNFSVNSKKCYIAPNRILANPIIYSRHRGETLKKWKTGNQYSFVADMYYTGGLSLNDICELLNETPSRVKKYLKAYNLFFEAQQLYLEENGEFIEISNFDITNLERFYDYKEGQEFLGIDFSEEDGSLNIKIPVEEFNKRLLYIFEELLTSAGFSREFNNESQKKEYIESLRQNPLFDFGVGNNQNTKKGKTSENRKNLEEEKKKTNPRRKTRTSSNTPKRIIPRDCYIYFENEKLNSLFYELKSLPIEREYSFAILLRTYLEQVLYHYIEKKNLTEDFQRKIIEERRKNTEAKINTLTKYLKGTYGINEEIDTKKIMEILKFNDNKEYINNSLKTMLDYIKKQHLAKLICDTSKLKSISDYLENVKQGLDLAVHNIDYIIDFNVNKRAWNTLEPLFVSLSDNLNNE
- a CDS encoding DinB family protein, whose translation is MDRKQLLDTLTQITLENKTFAEALLLKSEIELSHSPNDDTWSILECIEHLNLYGNFYLPEIASCIAKADESNRNLFKSGFLGNYFVKLIQPKPRLNKMKTATKMNPKGCRLTKNCLQVFIRQQNQLLDLLQKAHTTDLTQLKTKISISRFLRLRLGDTLQFVVYHNQRHMKQVRDILETNKKKHT
- a CDS encoding Crp/Fnr family transcriptional regulator, producing the protein MNLHTIFTENFSLEKEIVIQRGAFLKTPDTKDTHIYLVKEGSLKIGFFTENEDKILRFGYENDVITALDSFITEQKSKLYIQAIKKCRLTVVSKSDFMVFAQKSSENLWIYTKILEKLLVDQLEREQDLLLSSPRERYQRILKRNPKLFQQIPHRHIAVYLGMTEETLSRLKKTLTPIKI